The Triplophysa rosa linkage group LG25, Trosa_1v2, whole genome shotgun sequence genome window below encodes:
- the kif14 gene encoding kinesin-like protein KIF14 yields MDGSKDGETTSSFNKTKETNRTYVISALTKCGDNTHKPVSYSGRLTLQRKPSSKTTTNQDVTTQENQTPEKRLTLKRRTRTGSITRTKVLSEPNPTHMSAKDIHKTSNTPGKTPSAQKTSTKKLEPTHVESKTVSTPTRRTQFEKLSVKRDVFERLAGKDASRPTSMKHTSVGTHKPPHVSTDPGRSRWGANSEIQIGGLNRHMTPTSQVRRPTTLMSSTLHGGPSASRPASGEPNVPVEAGSRTSALPPEVLKMENSAVTVAVRVRPFCSREKNEKACQVIFMNNQETLVQHPDTKQTHTFTFDFSFCSVDESDADFASQKMVYEKLARPLLERAFEGFNTCLFAYGQTGSGKSYTMMGFGEEAGVIPRFCEELFSRLSKTDTKEVSCHLEMSYFEVYNEKIHDLLVPKDEQNQKKMPLRVREHPVYGPYVADLSTNVVTSYADIQTWLELGNRQRATAATGMNDKSSRSHSVFTLVMTQTKTEFVEEEEHDHCITSRINLVDLAGSERCTSAQTSGDRLREGASINKSLLTLGKVISSLSEQAQSRKKVFTPYRESLLTWLLKESLGGNSKTAMIATLSPAASNMEESLSTLRYAQQARMIINIAKVNEDTNAKLIRELKAEVEKLRSAQMSSQGVEPEKMRLFQQEIAALKNKLSQQERDMAEAHRTWKEKLEEAEKRKREETKELQRAGVTFKVDNRLPNLVNLNEDPQLSEMLLYMIKEGETKVGKLKSVSAHDIQLSGALIADEHCVISNVKGTVSIKPMLNAKTYLNGNIVSECTVLHHGDRVILGGDHYFRFNHPSEVQSGKRVSCWNAGDGQRDFEFAKNELLSAQRAQLEAEIEAARLKAKEEMMQGIQMAEEMAQQELSEQKIQYENRIKALERELEKEGAKKREQEQDKQRAVSQIEQLQTAKTLLEWEVNTHQKRLQVEAQATRQALADHDIRHAKIVEALEAEKRKIAEDLAQIEKKRAQKVNQTPKSAFAGYPQWDAMKLSLMIEEANKISAKLRKHTVFSRHEGNDKENGGGGALLQVQVQNIKLGISTFWSLEKFQGNLAGMRELEQGESSPKDDDVFYNPNDEWEPDLSASSSTSSFSRRRSRSLLKSKRISGRLYEIRVHPIQSLHCGPSQSTGLMGMGKPPSLHSSTSDSALPAICKDLIGASIARLRSCQSADEDESLADKLTLDLLAIHGAVRSISDLYDHLDDDSRENLFACNTEAQTHLVKATSAVERAVFVTVHWVSNIKPSSTAVSQTAEELKAEVKKIGGYLQLLIQGCDSEISSMVTEAQRKVTKCLNTALSTIGLLAAVSGTDLHLTELCSEVIGSRSILDFLQDGMHQGVTALLDAGLSITKLMLQDAQIVQPRTQILQSLKNRMVEVALALQSYIHCSLSERSDSTETCTKNNEDSDTYGLQNTASKLLKLNQALTDLHSSLSSSLKGRGSDAGISSFRQAVQTSSKTIDDVINGLPRQMGGGRADSLRLPCVKRAMAARNDVQSALHALTGAWDRSTDEMHSLDEDDRFTIAEMQDSGYDNRNRTVPKVVYSLSSGISTCSRDARWV; encoded by the exons ATGGATGGCTCAAAAGACGGAGAGACCACGTCATCTTTCAATAAAACCAAAGAAACAAACAGGACGTATGTGATCTCAGCGCTCACCAAATGCGGTGACAACACTCACAAACCAGTTTCATATAGTGGCAGACTCACTCTTCAACGAAAACCCAGCAGTAAAACTACTACAAACCAGGATGTAACTACACAGGAGAACCAAACCCCAGAAAAACGCCTGACACTAAAACGACGGACCAGAACAGGATCCATAACCAGAACAAAAGTCCTATCTGAACCCAATCCAACACACATGTCAGCAAAGGACATCCATAAAACCTCCAACACACCTGGAAAAACACCATCTGCTCAGAAAACAAGCACTAAGAAGCTAGAGCCTACCCATGTTGAGAGTAAAACAGTCTCAACACCCACAAGAAGGACTCAGTTTGAGAAACTAAGTGTCAAGAGAGATGTTTTTGAGAGGTTGGCTGGTAAAGATGCATCTAGACCCACGTCTATGAAGCATACAAGTGTAGGCACCCATAAACCACCACATGTGAGCACAGACCCTGGAAGATCAAGATGGGGAGCCAACAGTGAGATTCAGATTGGTGGTTTAAATAGGCACATGACACCCACATCACAGGTGAGGAGACCTACAACCCTAATGAGCTCCACACTTCATGGAGGACCGAGTGCTTCTAGACCGGCTTCAGGAGAACCGAATGTTCCCGTTGAAGCTGGAAGCAGAACAAGTGCTCTACCACCTGAAGTGCTGAAGATGGAGAACAGCGCTGTCACCGTTGCGGTTCGAGTAAGACCTTTTTGTTCAAG AGAGAAGAATGAGAAAGCCTGTCAGGTGATCTTCATGAACAACCAGGAAACACTGGTGCAGCATCCCGACACCAAACAAACCCACACGTTTACGTTTGACTTTTCTTTTTGCTCCGTTGATGAATCGGATGCAGATTTTGCCAGTCAGAAGATGGTTTATGAAAAACTGGCTCGGCCCTTGCTTGAAAGAGCGTTTGAAGGATTTAACACGTGTCTTTTTGCCTACGGACAAACGGGTTCTGGGAAGTCCTACAC gATGATGGGTTTTGGGGAAGAAGCTGGTGTTATTCCCAGGTTCTGCGAGGAACTTTTCTCAAGATTGTCCAAGACTGACACCAAAGAG GTTTCCTGCCATCTGGAGATGAGCTACTTTGAGGTGTACAATGAGAAGATCCATGATTTGCTGGTGCCAAAGGATGAACAAAATCAGAAGAAAATGCCT CTTCGTGTCAGAGAGCATCCAGTATATGGGCCTTATGTTGCAGACCTGTCCAC GAATGTGGTCACCTCCTATGCTGATATTCAG ACTTGGCTTGAGCTTGGAAACAGACAGAGAGCAACGGCTGCCACCGGAATGAACGATAAAAGCTCGAGATCTCACTCCGTTTTCACACTGGTCATGACGCAAACTAAA ACAGAGTTTGTGGAGGAGGAGGAACACGATCACTGCATCACCAGCAGAATAAACCTGGTGGATTTGGCTGGAAGTGAGCGTTGCACTTCAGCCCAGACCAGTGGAGATCGACTCCGA gAGGGAGCAAGTATCAACAAGTCACTGCTGACATTAGGAAAAGTGATCTCTTCACTCTCAGAACAGGCACAGAGCAGAAAAAAGGTCTTCACCCCATATAGAGAGTCATTGCTCACATG GTTATTGAAGGAAAGTCTCGGTGGGAACTCTAAGACTGCCATGATCGCCACACTAAGTCCTGCGGCCAGTAACATGGAAGAAAGCCTGAGCACACTGCGATACGCCCAGCAGGCCCGTATGATCATTAACATAGCCAAAGTCAACGAAGACACCAACGCCAAACTGATCCGAG AGCTGAAGGCAGAGGTTGAGAAACTCCGTTCGGCTCAGATGAGCTCCCAGGGTGTCGAACCGGAGAAAATGAGACTGTTTCAGCAAGAGATCGCAGCTCTTAAGAACAAACTCTCTCAACAGGAGCGAGACATGGCTGAGGCTCACAG aACTTGGAAGGAAAAGTTGGAAGAGGCAGAAAAGAGGAAACGTGAGGAAACCAAAGAGTTGCAG CGGGCTGGCGTCACCTTTAAGGTGGATAACCGGCTGCCTAACCTTGTGAACCTGAATGAGGATCCGCAGCTGTCAGAGATGCTCTTGTACATGATTAAAGAGGGTGAAACCAAGGTCGGCAAGCTCAAGTCTGTTTCAGCCCATGACATCCAGCTGTCTGGGGCTCTTATCGCTGATGAGCACTG TGTCATCTCCAATGTAAAAGGCACCGTCAGCATTAAACCAATGCTGAATGCCAAGACCTACTTGAATGGAAATATCGTGTCCGAGTGCACCGTGCTTCACCAT GGAGACCGGGTGATTCTCGGAGGCGATCACTACTTTCGTTTCAACCACCCCTCTGAGGTTCAAAGCGGCAAGCGCGTGTCCTGTTGGAACGCCGGAGACGGTCAGAGGGACTTTGAGTTCGCCAAAAACGAACTACTGTCGGCTCAGAGGGCGCA ACTTGAAGCAGAAATCGAGGCGGCACGATTGAAGGCCAAAGAGGAGATGATGCAAGGGATCCAGATGGCTGAAGAGATGGCACAGCAGGAGCTGAGCGAGCAGAAGATCCAGTACGAGAATCGGATCAAAGCTTTGGAGAGAGAGCTG GAGAAGGAAGGTGCAAAGAAAAGAGAGCAGGAACAGGACAAACAGCGAGCCGTCAGTCAGATCGAACAGTTGCAGACTGCTAAGACGCTGCTGGAATGGGAAGTAAACACCCATCAGAAACGTCTGCAGGTGGAGGCCCAGGCTACCAGACAG GCCTTGGCTGACCATGATATTCGGCATGCTAAAATCGTAGAGGCCCTTGAGGCTGAGAAGCGGAAGATAGCAGAAGATCTGGCTCAGATAGAGAAAAAACGTGCCCAGAAAGTTAACCAAACCCCTAAATCAG cGTTTGCAGGCTATCCGCAGTGGGATGCTATGAAGCTGTCTTTGATGATTGAAGAAGCAAACAAAATCAGTGCCAAACTCAGGAAGCACACAGTCTTCAGCAG ACACGAGGGAAATGATAAAGAAAATGGTGGTGGAGGCGCCCTGCTGCAGGTCCAAGTTCAGAACATCAAACTGGGGATTTCCACTTTCTGGAGTCTGGAGAAGTTTCAGGGAAACTTGGCCGGCATGAGAGAACTCGAGCAG GGGGAGAGCAGTCCCAAAGATGACGACGTGTTTTACAACCCAAACGATGAGTGGGAACCAGACTTATCTGCCTCTTCTTCAACCTCCTCCTTTTCTCGTAGAAG GAGTAGaagtttattaaagagcaaGAGGATTTCTGGCCGTCTCTATGAGATCAGAGTGCATCCCATTCAGAGCTTACATTGTGGTCCCTCACAGTCTACCG GGCTCATGGGTATGGGCAAACCCCCCAGCCTTCACTCCAGCACCTCTGACTCCGCCCTCCCGGCCATCTGCAAAGATCTGATCGGCGCGTCCATCGCCCGCCTACGCTCCTGTCAATCGGCCGACGAGGACGAGAGCTTGGCCGACAAACTGACCCTAGACCTGCTTGCCATACACGGTGCTGTGAGGTCCATCTCTGACCTCTATGATCACCTTGACGACGACAGTCGGGAGAACT TGTTTGCTTGCAATACCGAAGCCCAGACTCATCTAGTGAAGGCCACTTCTGCTGTGGAGAGAGCCGTGTTTGTTACTGTGCACTGGGTCTCCAACATTAAGCCCAGCTCGACCGCGGTGTCTCAGACAGCCGAAGAGCTCAAGGCAGAGGTCAAAAAAATCGGAGGCTACCTTCAGTTACTTATTCAG GGCTGTGACTCTGAGATCTCCTCCATGGTAACAGAGGCCCAGAGGAAGGTTACCAAGTGTCTGAACACAGCTCTCAGCACCATCGGTTTGCTGGCGGCAGTGAGCGGGACTGATCTTCATTTGACTGAACTCTGTTCAGAGGTCATAGGCAGT AGATCgattttggattttttgcagGACGGGATGCATCAAGGTGTGACTGCTCTTCTCGATGCTGGTCTGTCCATCACTAAACTGATGCTTCAAGATGCTCAGATAGTTCAGCCTAGAACACAG attttacagAGTCTGAAGAACAGAATGGTGGAGGTCGCCCTCGCTCTACAAAGCTACATCCACTGCAGTTTGTCG gAGAGGTCAGACTCCACCGAGACTTGCACAAAGAACAATGAAGACTCAGACACGTATGGACTTCAGAACACGGCTTCTAAACTTCTTAAGCTGAACCAGGCCCTCACAGACCTCCACTCCTCACTGTCAAGCTCCCTGAAGG GGAGAGGCAGCGACGCTGGCATCAGTTCTTTTAGGCAAGCGGTACAGACTTCATCCAAGACtattgatgatgtcatcaacgGTCTCCCACGCCAAATGGGCGGCGGGCGCGCAGACAGTCTTCGGCTTCCGTGCGTGAAGCGTGCCATGGCTGCCCGCAATGACGTGCAATCGGCTCTGCATGCTTTGACGGGGGCGTGGGATAGAAGCACGGATGAAATGCATTCGCTGGATGAAGACGACCGCTTTACTATAGCGGAGATGCAAGATTCTGGATATGACAACAGAAACCGAACCGTCCCTAAAGTTGTGTATTCTCTTTCCTCGGGCATTAGCACATGTTCCAGAGATGCCCGTTGGGTGTGA